The following are from one region of the Vitis riparia cultivar Riparia Gloire de Montpellier isolate 1030 chromosome 14, EGFV_Vit.rip_1.0, whole genome shotgun sequence genome:
- the LOC117929835 gene encoding uncharacterized protein LOC117929835, whose protein sequence is MMNQSKDTSYNDSSSEGPNPCPICLGPVVKDSYLDQCFHKFCYDCIVRWTKVVASKHCHLSSTIKCPLCKTENFSIVHGYDGSSFQQHYINQDFGKSFSFSKAHKYRLQCYYTEPGILNDKFNVSRYWKFHKYRQPNQWLQAWLRREIQALIQEEDVDIIVHHILGVLDSVIKRTEQKGQTITPERKQEEFKASVSDAARPFLTGRTDRFVNEVELFLASGLNIEAYDEVYLQQLGWTNPMATTEGVEEQNGHTHVVPYLYLFDYDSDGTD, encoded by the exons ATGATGAACCAGAGCAAGGATACCAGTTACAACGATTCCTCCTCAGAGGGTCCAAACCCGTGTCCCATATGTCTCGGGCCTGTAGTTAAGGACTCCTATTTGGATCAATGTTTCC ATAAATTTTGCTATGATTGCATCGTACGTTGGACCAAAGTGGTTGCCAGTAAACATTGTCACTTGTCTTCCACTATAAAATGTCCTTTATGCAAG ACTGAAAATTTTTCTATTGTACATGGATATGACGGGAGTTCTTTTCAACAACATTACATTAACCAGGATTTTGGGAAAAG tttttccttttcaaaagctcacaagTATAGATTACAGTGCTACTACACTGAACCAG GTATCTTAAATGATAAATTCAATGTGTCGCGGTATTGGAAGTTCCATAAGTATCGTCAGCCAAATCAGTGGCTGCAGGCTTGGTTAAGAAGGGAGATTCAAGCTCTAATACAG GAGGAAGATGTTGACATTATTGTGCATCACATCCTTGGTGTGCTTGACTCAGTCATCAAAAG AACCGAGCAAAAAGGTCAGACAATTACACCtgaaagaaaacaagaagagTTCAAAGCTTCAGTCTCTGATGCAGCTAGGCCTTTCCTAACAGGAAGAACAGACCGATTCGTAAACGAGGTGGAACTATTTCTTGCATCAGGTTTAAACATTGAAGCCTATGATGAAGTTTATCTGCAGCAGTTGGGTTGGACCAACCCTATGGCAACCACAGAGGGTGTAGAAGAACAGAATGGACACACACATGTTGTTCCTTATTTGTACTTGTTTGACTATGACTCTGATGGCACTGATTGA
- the LOC117930598 gene encoding uncharacterized protein LOC117930598, whose product MLYINPQLILLKVSPLRSPNPHCFPKCSNFSASIRWSLLQFSNQTQTFEPIVCARRNRRRSGSSLSTKFILESMWVIASSLKILPEPLNLVVSELCAGNGSGGGLGFRKGFGGGGGFDGWRGRRRRLGLTLFGLVMVFGFAVLIGRELGTEYFWGVLGISLFGFSIGGWKRGFKDWVLGFCCCAVLMGLGLRNQEVLKLLERSRVCSPIMNVARRRRRK is encoded by the coding sequence ATGCTTTACATCAACCCCCAACTTATACTACTGAAAGTCTCTCCTCTCCGATCTCCTAATCCTCATTGCTTTCCCAAATGCTCCAATTTCTCGGCATCCATTCGCTGGTCTTTGCTTCAGTTTTCAAACCAAACCCAGACATTCGAACCAATTGTATGTGCAAGAAGGAACAGAAGGCGATCTGGGTCCTCATTATCGACAAAGTTCATCCTCGAATCAATGTGGGTCATCGCATCGAGTCTGAAAATCTTACCGGAGCCCTTGAATTTGGTTGTTTCAGAACTCTGTGCTGGGAATGGTAGTGGTGGTGGGCTGGGGTTTCGGAAGGGTtttggaggaggaggaggctTTGATGGTTGGAGAGGAAGGAGGAGACGATTAGGGTTAACGCTCTTTGGGTTGGTTATGGTTTTTGGTTTTGCTGTGTTGATTGGGCGAGAACTAGGAACTGAATATTTTTGGGGGGTTTTAGGGATTTCTCTATTTGGGTTTTCCATTGGAGGGTGGAAGAGAGGGTTCAAAGAttgggttttagggttttgctGCTGTGCTGTTTTGATGGGTTTAGGGTTGAGGAATCAGGAAGTGCTGAAATTGCTTGAAAGGTCTAGGGTTTGTTCTCCAATTATGAATGTTgcaaggagaagaagaagaaaataa